A window from Hymenobacter volaticus encodes these proteins:
- a CDS encoding ABC transporter permease — MTSRPYWIKELSWQQRLAAVWLLALCVAAVFAGLLPESMLAPDLQISNAPPLTPGHWLGTDQLGQDVTAALIYGARTTLLISLPAAGLATSLGTSIGLLVGYWGNTRLHFALAYWIAASCAVLGFVLLGTRQAGIQEAWWLLLLSGATVLLGKLLARFSCMRRSIALPLDWLMQAAITLLAAIPRLLLILTVAAAFEVTPLSLVLLLAFTSWTQSGRLVRAEVHRVRQLPYFEAARAAGLPARRIMRYHLLPNTLQPIVTSLPLSIAAFIVLETTLSFLG, encoded by the coding sequence ATGACGAGCAGACCCTATTGGATAAAGGAATTGAGCTGGCAGCAAAGATTGGCTGCCGTCTGGCTGTTAGCACTTTGCGTTGCCGCTGTTTTTGCCGGTTTGCTGCCAGAATCCATGCTGGCACCTGATCTACAGATTAGCAATGCTCCCCCGCTTACCCCTGGTCACTGGCTTGGCACCGATCAACTAGGGCAGGATGTAACAGCGGCATTGATTTACGGTGCGCGCACTACCCTGTTGATTAGCTTGCCAGCGGCCGGGTTAGCAACTAGTTTGGGTACCAGTATTGGTTTACTGGTGGGTTACTGGGGCAATACCCGACTACATTTTGCATTGGCATATTGGATAGCAGCAAGCTGTGCTGTATTAGGCTTTGTCTTGCTCGGAACTCGTCAAGCAGGAATACAGGAAGCTTGGTGGCTTCTCTTGCTAAGTGGAGCAACTGTTTTGCTCGGCAAGCTATTAGCGCGTTTTTCATGTATGCGGCGCTCAATAGCACTGCCGTTAGATTGGCTAATGCAAGCTGCTATTACGTTGCTCGCAGCTATTCCTCGGTTACTACTCATCCTTACTGTAGCAGCAGCCTTCGAAGTGACTCCGCTAAGCCTAGTGTTGTTATTGGCCTTTACCTCCTGGACGCAATCAGGACGGCTAGTACGGGCTGAGGTTCACCGCGTACGGCAGTTACCGTATTTCGAAGCTGCGCGTGCGGCAGGTTTACCCGCACGACGTATCATGCGCTATCACCTATTGCCCAATACTTTACAACCGATTGTCACTAGTCTGCCGCTAAGCATTGCTGCTTTTATCGTGTTGGAAACCACTCTTTCTTTTTTGGGGTAG